The following coding sequences are from one Diospyros lotus cultivar Yz01 chromosome 7, ASM1463336v1, whole genome shotgun sequence window:
- the LOC127806390 gene encoding protein ENHANCED PSEUDOMONAS SUSCEPTIBILITY 1-like, translating into MTLVSAHFMSSGQCCRESLGRAVHHSVEQHMAETLRLVRLISTTTVGAAACSPEAQSPHRIELTPWDLQLLQLGPIQKGLLFLKPPTPSPQHQHFPVVQHLKRSLSRTLDFFPILAGRLGVSHNADGTSSFFVDCNNAGTDFVHAVADNVTVADILEPVFVPRIVHSFFPLNGLRNIHGVSDPLLAVQVTELVEGAVGDAEAANTGGTRQQTLAVQANTGRDEGAGDES; encoded by the coding sequence ATGACTCTAGTCTCTGCTCATTTTATGTCTTCTGGGCAGTGCTGCAGAGAGAGCCTCGGTCGTGCCGTGCATCACAGTGTGGAACAACACATGGCGGAAACACTACGGCTAGTTAGGCTCATCTCCACCACTACGGTCGGAGCAGCGGCCTGCAGCCCAGAAGCTCAATCGCCCCACCGGATAGAGCTAACTCCATGGGATCTCCAGCTTCTTCAGCTCGGCCCCATCCAGAAGGGCCTTCTCTTTCTCAAACCACCCACTCCATCCCCACAACACCAACACTTTCCTGTTGTTCAGCATCTCaagcgctctctctctcgcaccCTCGATTTCTTCCCTATCCTCGCCGGCCGCCTCGGCGTCTCCCACAACGCCGACGGCACTTCCTCCTTCTTCGTCGACTGCAACAACGCCGGCACCGACTTCGTTCACGCGGTCGCCGATAACGTGACCGTCGCCGATATCCTTGAGCCCGTGTTCGTGCCTCGGATTGTCCACTCTTTCTTCCCTCTCAATGGTCTCCGAAATATCCATGGAGTTTCCGATCCCTTGCTGGCCGTTCAAGTAACCGAGCTCGTCGAAGGAGCTGTGGGAGACGCCGAGGCGGCAAACACTGGAGGAACTAGGCAGCAAACACTGGCCGTTCAAGCAAACACTGGCCGTGATGAAGGAGCTGGAGACGAAAGTTAG
- the LOC127806970 gene encoding uncharacterized acetyltransferase At3g50280-like, with amino-acid sequence MADIKVISTNTVQAAAQIELTPWDLQLLLVGPIQKGLLFLKPQDRHFSVVQHLEISLSRTLYFIPPLAGRLGVSHNADGTSSFFVHCNNAGAHFVHAVADNVTVADILDPVFVPRIVHSFFPLNGLRNIHGVSDPLLAVQVTELVDGFFVGCTMNHSIADGSSFWYFFNSWSEISRGSLSMSRSPVFDRWFPGDVKPPISVPFLSDQIQDEFILPPLEERVFHFPKEKIAELKGKANAEMRMTTISSLQALLAHVWRSVSRCNRVDGEIRLILGIGLRSRLQPPLPEGYFGNAVFYREVSTTAQELVDKGLGWAAWQINEMISSHTSERVVELFESWVKDPNFPGSMKWTTETLVTSSSPRFNVYGNDFGWGKPVAVRSGPGNKKSGKLTIFSGRDEGSVDIEFCMSPEKLQALGADEEFIGAVTI; translated from the exons ATGGCGGATATCAAAGTCATCTCCACCAACACCGTCCAAGCGGCAGCCCAGATAGAGCTAACTCCATGGGATCTCCAGCTTCTTCTGGTCGGCCCCATTCAGAAGGGCCTTCTCTTTCTCAAACCACAAGACCGACACTTTTCTGTTGTTCAGCATCtcgagatctctctctctcgcacccTCTATTTCATCCCTCCCCTCGCCGGCCGCCTCGGCGTCTCCCACAACGCCGACGGCACCTCCTCCTTCTTCGTCCACTGCAACAACGCCGGCGCCCACTTCGTTCACGCCGTGGCCGATAACGTGACCGTCGCCGATATCCTTGATCCCGTGTTCGTGCCTCGGATTGTCCATTCTTTCTTCCCTCTTAATGGTCTCCGAAATATCCATGGCGTTTCCGATCCCTTGCTGGCCGTTCAAGTAACCGAGCTCGTCGACGGCTTCTTCGTCG GATGCACGATGAATCACTCAATCGCCGACGGCTCGTCGTTCTGGTATTTCTTCAATTCCTGGTCAGAAATATCGCGTGGCTCTCTCTCCATGTCGCGGTCTCCAGTCTTCGACCGGTGGTTTCCCGGCGATGTCAAGCCTCCCATTTCCGTCCCTTTCCTCTCCGATCAAATTCAAGACGAGTTCATTCTACCGCCGTTGGAAGAACGGGTTTTCCACTTTCCGAAAGAGAAAATCGCGGAGCTCAAAGGCAAAGCCAACGCCGAGATGCGAATGACCACCATCTCCTCTCTGCAGGCTCTGCTGGCTCACGTATGGCGATCCGTTTCGCGCTGCAACCGCGTTGACGGCGAGATAAGGCTCATACTGGGGATAGGTTTAAGGTCGAGACTGCAACCACCGCTTCCGGAGGGTTACTTTGGGAACGCCGTTTTCTACAGAGAAGTGTCCACCACGGCGCAGGAGCTCGTAGATAAAGGACTAGGCTGGGCAGCATGGCAAATTAACGAAATGATTTCATCGCATACGAGTGAACGAGTGGTGGAGTTGTTCGAGAGCTGGGTGAAGGATCCGAATTTTCCGGGCTCAATGAAGTGGACGACTGAGACTCTGGTAACGAGCAGTTCCCCACGGTTCAATGTGTACGGCAATGACTTCGGCTGGGGGAAGCCGGTGGCGGTGAGGAGTGGGCCAGGGAACAAGAAGTCCGGGAAGTTGACGATATTTTCGGGCCGAGACGAAGGGAGTGTTGACATTGAATTTTGCATGTCGCCGGAGAAGTTGCAGGCTCTGGGGGCCGATGAGGAGTTCATCGGAGCTGTAACCATATGA